One part of the Dermacentor andersoni chromosome 2, qqDerAnde1_hic_scaffold, whole genome shotgun sequence genome encodes these proteins:
- the LOC126541671 gene encoding uncharacterized protein, which translates to MEGKDVMIRPMREEDKEGVTELRRSYGQQLGIGALDALAKYDPDSIYVAVTEDGQVQGSCAVADLHPDLAYVMMHVVRAERQKSGLATRLWQEAVERRLGAARNAFLICGGFHVSMYYRRYGFEVVSAQRIHYIRPGPADISSLTQSVTGVQVSAVQVQDDANTVSSIADYDATVFGFRRERFISLVLAEKGNAVVVARRGDQNRSVVGYGVVSTDISGRALLRIVYADEEAIAECIVHRLLEAFGPFHKKGLTGLLLAGAGEGRGIDHKMALETVPYVNILYRLHEPATCDYGKQFVVPV; encoded by the exons ATGGAGGGGAAAGACGTGATGATTCGACCGATGCGCGAGGAAGACAAGGAAGGTGTGACGGAGTTGCGCAGAAGTTACGGTCAGCAGCTGGGCATCGGGGCACTGGACGCGCTGGCGAAGTACGACCCGGACAGCATCTACGTCGCTGTTACCGAAGATG GCCAAGTGCAAGGCAGCTGCGCGGTCGCGGACCTGCACCCAGACCTGGCATACGTGATGATGCACGTGGTTCGCGCCGAGCGCCAGAAGTCGGGGCTCGCCACGCGACTCTGGCAGGAGGCCGTCGAGCGGCGTCTGGGAGCCGCCAGGAACGCGTTCCTCATCTGCGGAGGGTTTCACGTCAGCATGTACTACCGTCGCTACGGCTTCGAAGTCGTGTCGGCTCAGCGCATCCACTACATCCGGCCGGGACCGGCCGACATCTCCTCGCTGACCCAGAGCGTGACGGGCGTGCAAGTGTCGGCTGTGCAGGTGCAAGACGATGCCAATACGGTGTCCTCCATCGCCGACTACGACGCCACCGTGTTTGGCTTCAGGAGGGAACGCTTCATTTCCCTTGTCCTGGCCGAAAAAGGGAATGCCGTGGTGGTGGCCCGACGAGGCGACCAGAACCG GTCTGTAGTGGGCTACGGAGTGGTCAGCACGGACATTAGCGGCCGTGCCCTCCTGAGAATCGTGTACGCAGACGAAGAGGCCATCGCCGAGTGCATCGTGCACCGCCTGCTCGAGGCGTTCGGCCCCTTCCACAAGAAGGGTCTCACGGGACTGCTGCTGGCAGGCGCCGGGGAAGGGCGCGGCATCGACCACAAGATGGCACTGGAGACGGTGCCCTACGTGAACATCCTTTACCGCCTGCACGAGCCGGCCACGTGCGACTACGGGAAGCAGTTCGTGGTGCCAGTGTAG
- the LOC126541672 gene encoding uncharacterized protein, whose translation MIYLFSPHQSCHIPDRKKTCAFSARLLHLALFAIAGATVIQGAPTGRHICVDGDQRDVCANAVVSSGARVVQTPGQRTGEEEDAVHLCRQRRQTKLLCLGNAVVTTLVSTLLERNRDRIKENEPIYIGGTQNLGVIVLKNGRGVNVHTAFFNGEINVDCISDPNWISITFPVGIRNPDIVFDYELPGGLLSGELKARFELFGANVVLRLPKDRSGDLKPYIADVNFWSTQGFKMEITGMGPVSSVLTTGLTLVYQLMPMPLMEFFRVLMMRVMQQFLETAPLPF comes from the exons ATGATCTACCTCTTCAGTCCACATCAGTCATGTCATATACCCGACAGGAAGAAAACCTGCGCATTCAGCGCCAGGCTCCTTCACTTGGCGCTGTTTGCGATCGCCGGAGCCACCGTCATCCAGGGCGCGCCGACTGGACGTCACATCTGTGTCGACGGTGATCAGCGAGACGTCTGCGCTAACGCGGTCGTTTCGAGTGGGGCTCGTGTGGTGCAGACACCGGGGCAGCGCACGGGAGAGGAGGAGGATGCCGTCCATCTCTGTAGGCAACGTCGTCAGACCAAACTGCTGTGTCTGGGCAACGCCGTGGTCACCACACTGGTCAGCACGCTCCTGGAGAGGAACCGCGATAGGATCAAGGAGAACGAGCCGATCTACATCGGCGGTACGCAGAACCTGGGCGTCATCGTCCTCAAGAACGGCAGGGGAGTGAAC GTGCACACGGCGTTCTTCAACGGTGAAATTAACGTGGACTGCATCTCGGACCCGAATTGGATCTCGATCACATTCCCCGTGGGCATTCGCAACCCGGACATCGTGTTCGACTACGAGCTGCCCGGTGGCCTTCTCTCGGGCGAGCTGAAGGCGCGCTTCGAGCTCTTCGGGGCCAACGTGGTCCTCCGGTTGCCAAAGGACCGCAGCGGAGATCTCAAACCATACATAGCAGACGTGAACTTCTGGTCCACGCAAGGATTCAAG ATGGAGATCACCGGAATGGGACCCGTGTCGTCGGTGCTGACCACCGGCCTGACCCTGGTGTACCAGCTTATGCCCATGCCGCTCATGGAGTTCTTCAGGGTGCTCATGATGCGCGTCATGCAACAGTTTCTCGAGACCGCACCCCTGCCTTTCTGA